Proteins encoded by one window of Ulvibacter sp. MAR_2010_11:
- the lpdA gene encoding dihydrolipoyl dehydrogenase — MSTYDVAIIGSGPGGYVAAIRCAQLGMKTALIEKYNTLGGTCLNVGCIPSKALLDSSHHYEDAMKHFEEHGIEIPGEVKLNFKKMIERKQSVVDQTTKGIEFLMNKNKVDVFTGTGAFKDATHIEITGKKTETIEAKNTIIATGSKPSTLPFIKIDKERIITSTEALTLKEVPKHLIVIGGGVIGLELGQVYRRLGAEVSVVEYMDRIIPTMDSAQSKELTKVMKKQGVKFYLSHKVSAVARKKNEITVTATDKKDTEVTFTGDYCLVSVGRRPFTDGLKAEKAGVKITERGMIDVNDHLQTNIKNIYAIGDVIRGAMLAHKAEEEGVFVAETIAGQKPHIDYNLIPGVVYTWPEVASVGKTEEQLQEAGVAYKAGMFPMRALGRSRASGDTDGFVKILADKTTDEVLGVHMVGARVADLIAEAVTAMEFRASAEDIARMSHAHPTYAEAVKEAALAATADRALHI, encoded by the coding sequence ATGAGTACTTATGATGTTGCAATAATAGGTTCAGGTCCGGGAGGATATGTAGCAGCTATTCGCTGTGCACAACTTGGAATGAAAACCGCACTCATTGAAAAATATAATACTTTAGGTGGCACTTGCTTAAATGTAGGTTGTATCCCAAGTAAGGCTCTGTTGGATTCTTCACACCATTATGAGGATGCCATGAAGCATTTTGAAGAACACGGAATTGAAATTCCCGGAGAAGTGAAGCTTAATTTTAAAAAAATGATTGAGCGGAAACAATCGGTTGTAGATCAAACTACAAAAGGGATTGAATTCTTAATGAATAAAAACAAAGTGGATGTTTTTACAGGAACAGGCGCTTTTAAAGACGCAACTCATATTGAGATTACAGGAAAGAAAACCGAAACAATTGAGGCGAAAAATACAATTATTGCCACAGGAAGCAAGCCTTCAACACTCCCTTTTATAAAAATTGACAAGGAACGAATCATTACATCAACCGAGGCTTTAACCCTAAAAGAAGTTCCCAAACATTTAATTGTAATCGGCGGAGGAGTAATTGGATTGGAATTAGGTCAGGTGTATCGCAGACTGGGCGCTGAAGTTTCAGTGGTTGAATATATGGATCGTATTATCCCAACCATGGACAGTGCTCAAAGCAAGGAGCTTACCAAAGTGATGAAAAAGCAAGGCGTTAAGTTTTATCTTTCTCATAAGGTTTCGGCTGTTGCCAGAAAGAAAAATGAAATCACAGTCACAGCAACCGATAAGAAAGATACCGAGGTTACCTTTACGGGAGATTATTGTTTGGTTTCAGTGGGTCGCCGACCTTTTACCGACGGATTGAAAGCTGAAAAAGCAGGAGTGAAAATTACCGAACGCGGAATGATTGATGTAAACGATCATTTACAAACCAATATTAAGAATATCTACGCAATAGGTGATGTTATTCGAGGCGCTATGTTGGCACATAAGGCCGAAGAGGAAGGTGTTTTTGTTGCAGAAACGATTGCCGGTCAGAAACCACATATTGACTATAATTTAATTCCCGGGGTGGTATACACCTGGCCTGAAGTTGCTTCAGTTGGAAAAACCGAAGAACAATTGCAGGAAGCCGGCGTTGCTTACAAAGCAGGTATGTTTCCAATGAGAGCCCTGGGACGTTCCAGAGCCAGTGGGGATACCGATGGCTTTGTAAAAATCTTGGCAGATAAAACCACCGATGAGGTATTGGGAGTACACATGGTAGGAGCAAGGGTAGCCGATTTAATAGCCGAAGCCGTTACTGCTATGGAATTCAGGGCAAGTGCCGAAGACATCGCTCGAATGAGTCATGCACATCCTACTTATGCGGAAGCTGTAAAGGAAGCGGCTTTAGCTGCAACTGCAGACAGAGCGTTGCATATTTAA
- a CDS encoding Lrp/AsnC family transcriptional regulator, protein MKLDVIDTLLLKHLQEDCKQTNKELSHKLNLSVTAVYERIKKLERSGVIRKYVTLVDREKVNLGFSVFCQIKLAQHSKEYLTKFEAEVIQLDEVLECFHVSGEYDYLLKVIVTDMTHFRNFMVTKLTTLQHIGSTQSSFTISEVKNTTAMSL, encoded by the coding sequence ATGAAATTAGATGTAATTGATACATTACTACTGAAACATTTGCAAGAGGACTGTAAGCAAACTAACAAAGAGCTTTCTCATAAGCTTAATCTTTCGGTTACCGCGGTATATGAACGTATCAAAAAACTTGAACGAAGTGGAGTCATTAGAAAATATGTAACCCTAGTGGACAGAGAGAAAGTCAATTTGGGTTTTTCTGTTTTTTGTCAGATAAAGCTTGCGCAACATTCCAAAGAATATCTAACCAAATTTGAAGCTGAAGTTATTCAGTTGGATGAGGTACTTGAATGCTTTCATGTGAGTGGGGAGTACGATTATTTATTAAAAGTAATAGTAACCGATATGACACATTTTCGGAACTTTATGGTTACCAAACTCACCACCTTACAGCACATTGGAAGCACCCAAAGTTCGTTTACAATCAGTGAGGTAAAAAACACCACTGCAATGTCACTCTAA
- a CDS encoding aminotransferase class I/II-fold pyridoxal phosphate-dependent enzyme: MKFKPADNIQDLQYFGEFGGVNPSISDSSTYTFLSAKTMFDTFEGNAEGCYLYSRHTTPSNLYLGEALAAMEGTETANVTASGMGAITPAILQFCEAGDHIISSRTIYGGTYAFLKNFAPRMALATSFVDITKLEAVEAAITETTKIIFCECVSNPLLEIADIEGLAKIAKKHGLQLLVDNTFSPLTISPAKLGADVVLHSLTKFINGSSDTMGGVVCGSQELIDSLRNVNDGACMLLGASMDSLRAASILKNMRTLHIRMKQHSYNALYLAEKFEAAGLKTVYPGLKSHPGHELYKRMMNEEYGFGGMLTLDVGSLDKANELMELMQKQNLGYLAVSLGFYKTLFSAPGTSTSSEIPEEEQAEMGLTDGLIRFSIGLDNDIERTYEMMHDCMIQLGILEAVKN; encoded by the coding sequence ATGAAATTCAAACCCGCAGATAACATTCAGGACTTACAATATTTTGGCGAATTTGGAGGCGTGAATCCTTCAATTTCAGATTCTTCTACATATACTTTTCTTTCGGCAAAAACCATGTTCGATACCTTTGAAGGAAATGCCGAAGGCTGTTATTTATATTCCCGTCATACTACTCCCTCAAATTTGTATTTGGGGGAAGCACTGGCAGCCATGGAGGGGACCGAAACTGCCAATGTAACTGCGAGCGGTATGGGCGCAATAACGCCAGCTATCCTTCAATTCTGTGAAGCCGGCGATCATATAATCTCAAGCCGTACAATTTACGGAGGAACCTATGCTTTTTTAAAGAATTTTGCGCCCAGAATGGCGCTTGCAACCTCCTTTGTTGATATTACCAAACTGGAAGCGGTTGAAGCTGCCATTACCGAAACAACCAAGATTATCTTTTGTGAGTGTGTAAGTAATCCCTTGTTGGAGATTGCAGATATTGAAGGATTAGCAAAAATTGCCAAAAAGCATGGTTTGCAATTATTGGTGGATAACACCTTTTCCCCTTTGACAATATCTCCAGCTAAATTGGGAGCGGATGTAGTCTTACATAGTTTGACCAAATTTATCAACGGAAGCAGTGACACCATGGGAGGTGTTGTATGTGGGAGTCAGGAGTTAATAGATTCCTTACGAAATGTAAACGACGGTGCCTGCATGTTACTTGGAGCCTCTATGGACAGTTTACGTGCCGCCTCTATTCTGAAAAATATGCGAACGTTGCATATACGAATGAAGCAACACAGTTACAATGCCTTATATCTCGCCGAAAAGTTTGAAGCAGCCGGATTAAAAACGGTCTATCCGGGTTTAAAATCGCATCCGGGTCACGAATTGTACAAACGAATGATGAACGAAGAATACGGCTTTGGAGGCATGCTTACTTTGGATGTAGGAAGCTTAGACAAGGCAAACGAACTGATGGAACTGATGCAAAAACAAAACCTGGGCTATCTGGCTGTGAGTTTAGGGTTTTACAAAACCTTGTTCAGTGCTCCTGGCACCTCAACTTCTTCAGAAATACCTGAAGAAGAACAGGCAGAGATGGGGCTTACCGACGGCTTGATACGTTTCTCTATAGGATTGGACAACGATATTGAGCGTACTTACGAAATGATGCATGACTGTATGATCCAATTAGGTATTTTAGAAGCTGTAAAAAACTAA
- a CDS encoding tail fiber domain-containing protein — MKKILSILGFCILYSVSFSQVGIGTVTPDASSVLDISASNKGILMPQVSLGDVADTMIDGTNTAATGLLIYNTNATTTGGSGVGFYYFNGTTWERLSTSLTATDDIDWYEEGTTVAPNNITDDMYTMGNVAIGKNTADWSLDVLSTDGGRGVSVLIDGAANVASYGLMSEITNTGDGDQRGMNAVLSGSGNGTHTGSYVTLNGNGSGETRGFVASIGGNATGIQRGTYTNNANTGDGDHFGGLNVLSGNGAGNRYGLYNWLTGNGDGTQAGIYNVLSGTGTTVHYGVRSDLIGAGDAPQVGSRNIITNTGLGTHWGVYNSLGGTGDGVQYGTQNFISNTGNGNHYGDDNTFSGSGSGYHTGMINRFSNGSGNLTGAWNEFTGTVGDGNQLGVFNSYFAGGNGILAGSYTDIRNTVNGTGAQYGVYFSNASPGGGSHYGVSNRLSGTGVGTQYGLENIISNSGDGIHLGVDNTFSGSGAGYHTGMINRFSNGSGNLTGAWNEFSGSIGNGNQLGAFNIYFAGGNGTLAGAYTDIRNSVTGTGPQYGSYSINASPGAGNHFGISNRLLGTGTGIQYGVENIISNSANNSHWGVHNTFSGTGSGSHTGMYSNFAEGTGNLTGAWNEFSGNIGNGNQIGAYNNYLIGGNGVLAGVYSIIQGTVNGTGPQYGSYLTNDSPGGGIHYGTYNSLAGAGNGAHYGTYNSLTGSGSGTHTGYNASLVGSGSGETRGFVASLGGIATGVQQGVYVNINNSGNSIHHGIRNILNGSGTGSHFGVQNDLVANGNGSQYGVYNILSGSGTGFKSGCYNHISAATGGVHYGVYSNVQKAGSFAGFFVGDVYTSGNMGIEIAPSYDLHIKQSVVTAAGEGGIALENSTTSDIWKMYHSGAFLSFAENGIRRAYITNGSGAYVATSDRRLKKHIIPIKDVLSNLRKLTVYNYLYSDQSDTAKETIGFMAQDVKPLFPELVETDENGYLGLNYSGFGIIAVKAIQEQQQQIEDLQAKLESQQREIDAIKALLQRQ; from the coding sequence ATGAAAAAGATACTAAGTATTTTAGGTTTTTGTATTCTATACAGTGTAAGTTTTTCTCAAGTAGGGATAGGCACCGTTACACCGGATGCTTCTTCAGTTTTGGATATTTCGGCATCGAATAAAGGAATTTTAATGCCGCAAGTTTCTCTGGGAGATGTAGCAGATACAATGATCGACGGTACAAATACAGCAGCCACAGGTTTACTAATTTATAATACTAATGCCACCACCACGGGGGGCAGTGGGGTTGGATTTTATTATTTTAACGGTACAACATGGGAACGTCTTAGTACTTCTCTTACGGCTACAGACGACATTGATTGGTATGAGGAAGGGACAACAGTTGCGCCTAATAATATCACCGATGATATGTACACAATGGGAAATGTTGCCATAGGGAAAAACACTGCAGATTGGTCTTTGGACGTATTATCCACCGATGGGGGACGAGGTGTTTCCGTATTGATTGATGGAGCTGCAAATGTGGCTAGCTATGGATTGATGTCAGAAATCACTAATACCGGCGATGGTGACCAAAGAGGAATGAATGCTGTGCTTAGTGGATCAGGAAATGGTACTCATACCGGATCCTATGTCACATTAAATGGCAATGGAAGTGGTGAAACAAGAGGTTTTGTAGCTTCCATAGGAGGAAATGCCACTGGAATTCAAAGAGGAACTTATACTAATAATGCCAATACGGGAGATGGGGATCATTTTGGCGGATTGAATGTCCTTAGTGGCAACGGTGCAGGAAATCGGTATGGGCTCTACAATTGGCTAACCGGAAATGGAGACGGGACACAGGCGGGAATATACAATGTGCTATCAGGAACCGGTACCACGGTCCATTATGGAGTAAGAAGTGACCTAATCGGAGCCGGAGATGCACCACAAGTGGGAAGTAGAAATATTATTACAAATACCGGTTTGGGAACGCATTGGGGAGTATACAATTCGTTAGGAGGCACTGGAGACGGAGTGCAATATGGAACGCAAAATTTTATTTCCAACACGGGTAATGGGAATCATTATGGCGATGACAATACCTTTTCAGGTAGTGGCTCGGGCTACCATACCGGAATGATAAATAGATTTTCGAATGGAAGCGGTAATTTAACAGGTGCCTGGAATGAGTTTACAGGAACCGTGGGAGATGGAAATCAATTAGGAGTATTCAATAGTTATTTTGCGGGCGGAAATGGAATCTTGGCAGGTTCTTATACCGATATACGAAATACTGTAAATGGGACGGGGGCTCAATACGGTGTGTATTTCTCCAATGCTAGTCCCGGAGGCGGCAGTCATTACGGTGTGTCAAATAGACTTTCAGGAACCGGAGTGGGAACGCAATACGGACTTGAAAACATAATAAGCAACTCCGGTGACGGGATTCATTTGGGGGTAGATAACACCTTTTCAGGATCAGGAGCCGGTTATCATACCGGAATGATAAATCGATTTTCCAATGGAAGCGGTAACTTAACGGGTGCATGGAATGAATTTTCGGGCAGTATTGGTAATGGAAATCAATTGGGGGCATTCAATATTTATTTTGCCGGAGGAAATGGAACCTTAGCAGGAGCTTATACAGATATTAGAAATAGCGTAACTGGGACAGGACCTCAATATGGTTCTTATTCGATAAATGCCAGTCCCGGAGCTGGAAACCATTTTGGAATATCAAATAGATTATTGGGTACAGGTACAGGAATACAATATGGCGTTGAAAATATTATTTCCAATTCAGCCAATAACAGTCATTGGGGTGTACATAATACATTTTCAGGAACCGGTTCGGGGTCGCATACAGGAATGTATAGCAACTTTGCCGAAGGTACAGGTAATTTAACCGGAGCATGGAACGAATTTTCAGGAAATATAGGCAATGGAAACCAAATAGGAGCTTATAACAATTATTTGATTGGAGGCAATGGAGTTTTAGCCGGGGTTTATTCTATAATTCAAGGTACCGTAAATGGAACAGGGCCACAATATGGGTCTTATTTAACCAATGATAGTCCCGGAGGAGGAATTCACTATGGAACCTATAACTCTTTGGCTGGTGCTGGCAATGGAGCCCATTATGGTACTTATAACTCATTAACTGGAAGCGGTTCGGGAACGCATACCGGTTATAATGCCTCACTGGTGGGAAGTGGAAGTGGTGAAACACGCGGTTTTGTAGCTTCACTAGGTGGGATTGCGACTGGTGTTCAACAAGGTGTGTATGTTAATATTAACAATAGTGGAAATAGTATTCATCATGGAATTAGAAATATATTGAATGGCTCCGGAACGGGATCCCATTTTGGTGTGCAGAATGACTTGGTGGCAAATGGTAATGGAAGCCAGTATGGTGTTTATAACATTTTAAGCGGTTCTGGAACAGGTTTTAAATCCGGTTGTTATAATCACATTTCTGCCGCTACCGGTGGTGTTCATTACGGAGTGTATTCAAATGTGCAAAAAGCAGGCAGTTTTGCCGGGTTTTTTGTTGGGGATGTTTATACATCCGGAAATATGGGAATTGAAATTGCTCCTAGCTACGATCTACATATTAAACAATCAGTAGTTACTGCTGCCGGAGAAGGGGGCATTGCTTTGGAAAATTCAACAACATCAGATATTTGGAAGATGTACCATTCCGGGGCATTTCTGTCTTTTGCAGAAAATGGAATACGAAGAGCATACATAACTAATGGTTCGGGGGCTTATGTTGCCACATCGGATAGAAGGCTTAAAAAGCATATTATTCCAATAAAAGATGTTCTTTCAAATTTGAGAAAACTCACAGTTTATAATTACTTATATTCAGATCAAAGTGATACTGCAAAAGAAACAATTGGTTTTATGGCACAGGATGTAAAACCGTTATTTCCCGAATTAGTTGAAACAGATGAAAATGGTTATTTAGGCTTAAATTATTCAGGATTTGGGATTATTGCCGTAAAAGCTATACAAGAACAACAACAACAAATTGAAGACTTGCAAGCTAAATTGGAGTCACAACAAAGAGAAATTGATGCTATTAAAGCCCTTTTACAAAGACAATAA